One genomic region from Mycobacterium basiliense encodes:
- a CDS encoding alpha/beta hydrolase produces MALVADLTRRSMLRVGAGASAGAAGVWALSALLDPLKPQAAPPQAPAPFEPPAAGSSLPTRLSGSFISAARGGIKTNWVIALPPGQTGLLRPVIALHGKDGNAGMMLDLGVEDGLAQLVKAGKPPFAVVGVDGGKTSYWHRRASGGDAGAMVLEELLPMLATMGMDTSRVGFLGWSMGGYGALLLGARLGPARTAGICAISPALFTSFTGSAPGAFDSYDDWMEHSVLGLPALNQIPLRVDCGTGDRFYFATRQFVGQLKKPPAGSFSPGGHDAEFWREHLPGELAWMAS; encoded by the coding sequence ATGGCGCTCGTGGCCGACCTGACCCGCCGCTCGATGCTGCGCGTAGGTGCCGGCGCCAGCGCAGGAGCCGCCGGCGTGTGGGCATTGAGCGCCCTGCTGGATCCACTCAAGCCGCAAGCCGCACCGCCGCAAGCGCCCGCCCCGTTCGAACCCCCGGCCGCGGGCAGCAGCCTGCCTACCCGATTGTCCGGTTCGTTTATCTCGGCGGCCCGCGGCGGCATCAAGACGAATTGGGTGATTGCGCTGCCGCCGGGCCAAACCGGGTTGTTGCGTCCAGTGATCGCCTTGCACGGCAAAGACGGCAACGCCGGCATGATGCTTGACCTCGGTGTCGAAGACGGGCTCGCACAACTGGTCAAAGCGGGCAAGCCGCCCTTCGCGGTGGTGGGTGTTGACGGCGGCAAAACCTCCTACTGGCACCGCAGGGCCTCCGGCGGGGACGCCGGGGCGATGGTGCTCGAAGAGCTGTTGCCGATGCTGGCCACGATGGGCATGGACACCTCGCGGGTGGGTTTCCTCGGCTGGTCCATGGGTGGATACGGCGCGTTGCTGCTGGGTGCCCGGCTGGGACCGGCCCGCACCGCGGGGATTTGCGCAATAAGCCCGGCATTGTTCACTTCGTTCACCGGCAGCGCGCCCGGGGCATTCGACAGCTACGACGATTGGATGGAACACAGCGTGCTGGGCCTGCCGGCGCTCAACCAGATTCCGCTGCGCGTGGACTGCGGCACCGGCGACCGCTTCTACTTCGCCACCCGCCAATTCGTCGGCCAGCTGAAAAAGCCGCCGGCGGGCAGTTTCTCCCCCGGCGGGCATGACGCGGAATTCTGGCGCGAACACCTTCCCGGCGAGCTGGCGTGGATGGCGTCCTAG
- a CDS encoding STAS domain-containing protein, whose protein sequence is MTSATVTARQDNSTFDCAGAQIRAHCRPLATVVTIRGEIDGVNVDRVGQYIRRFIVGQGPVVLDLSGVSHFTSAGIALLCGFDEDCCAAGVEWMLVADPAVTELLGDGCDQRPGEAMFPITRSVHEALHRLADDIVSRRQLVLPLIKKTA, encoded by the coding sequence ATGACTAGCGCGACCGTCACGGCTCGACAGGACAACTCCACCTTTGACTGCGCGGGCGCTCAAATTCGGGCACACTGTCGCCCGCTGGCGACTGTGGTGACCATCAGGGGGGAGATCGACGGCGTCAACGTCGACCGGGTAGGCCAGTACATCCGGCGGTTCATCGTCGGGCAGGGCCCGGTGGTGCTCGACCTGAGTGGCGTTAGTCATTTCACATCCGCCGGTATCGCACTGTTGTGCGGTTTTGACGAGGACTGCTGCGCCGCCGGGGTGGAATGGATGTTGGTAGCCGACCCGGCGGTGACCGAATTGCTCGGCGACGGCTGTGACCAGAGGCCGGGCGAAGCCATGTTCCCGATTACCCGCTCAGTCCACGAGGCCCTGCACCGCCTGGCCGACGACATCGTTAGCCGTCGTCAGCTCGTGCTGCCCCTCATCAAAAAGACGGCCTAG
- the hemB gene encoding porphobilinogen synthase, with the protein MGYPRQRPRRLRSTPAMRRLVAQTAVEPRHLVLPMFVADGIDEPRPIASMPGVMQHTRDSLRSAAADAVSAGVGGLMLFGVPRDEAKDAIGSAGTDSEGILNVALRDLAKDLGDETVLMADTCLDEFTDHGHCGVLDGRGRVDNDATVARYVELAVAQAQSGAHVVGPSGMMDGQVGAIRDGLDAAGYADVVILAYAAKFASAFYGPFREAVSCSLSGDRRTYQQEPGNVREALREVELDLDEGADIVMVKPAMGYLDVVAAAAEVSPVPVAAYQVSGEYSMICAAAANNWIDGRAAALESLTSIRRAGADMVLTYWAADAASWLR; encoded by the coding sequence ATGGGCTACCCGCGGCAGCGGCCGCGTCGGCTGCGCTCCACTCCCGCGATGCGCCGCTTGGTGGCACAAACTGCCGTGGAGCCACGGCATTTGGTGTTGCCGATGTTCGTCGCCGACGGTATCGACGAGCCGCGGCCGATCGCGTCGATGCCGGGCGTGATGCAGCACACCCGAGACTCGCTGCGTAGCGCCGCCGCGGACGCCGTGTCGGCCGGAGTGGGCGGTCTGATGCTATTTGGTGTGCCGCGGGATGAGGCCAAGGATGCTATCGGATCGGCCGGCACCGACTCCGAGGGCATCCTCAATGTTGCACTTCGTGACCTTGCCAAGGACCTCGGTGATGAGACGGTGTTAATGGCCGACACCTGTCTGGACGAATTCACCGACCACGGGCACTGTGGCGTCCTCGATGGACGCGGGCGGGTCGACAACGATGCCACCGTGGCTCGTTACGTGGAACTGGCTGTGGCGCAAGCTCAATCCGGTGCGCACGTGGTCGGACCGAGCGGAATGATGGATGGCCAGGTGGGCGCGATCCGCGACGGCCTAGACGCCGCGGGGTATGCCGATGTGGTGATCCTGGCCTATGCGGCGAAATTTGCCTCGGCGTTTTACGGCCCGTTCCGTGAGGCCGTGAGCTGTAGCCTGTCCGGAGACCGGCGCACCTATCAGCAGGAGCCGGGCAACGTCCGCGAAGCGCTGCGTGAGGTCGAGTTGGATCTTGATGAGGGCGCCGACATTGTGATGGTCAAACCGGCGATGGGGTACCTGGACGTGGTGGCGGCGGCGGCGGAGGTCTCACCGGTGCCGGTGGCCGCCTATCAGGTTTCGGGGGAGTACTCGATGATCTGCGCGGCGGCGGCCAACAATTGGATTGATGGGCGCGCCGCCGCGCTGGAGTCACTGACCAGCATTCGGCGTGCGGGGGCCGACATGGTGCTGACGTACTGGGCTGCCGATGCGGCGAGCTGGCTCAGGTGA
- a CDS encoding acyltransferase family protein, with amino-acid sequence MTDRQPIPRISFRPDIEGLRAVAVIAVVLFHAGIPGVVGGYIGVDVFFVISGFLITGLLWREVSTTNTVRLGRFYGARARRLLPAAAAVAVATAVGAALVLPPLQARRVFVDGIASALYIGNYRFAMQKTDYLISDLPPSPFQHYWSLGVEEQFYLVWPALIIGTAWLARRMGHQTASRAAPYALVLGLIGAGSLAAATIWTRTSPPWAFFSLPTRAWELAAGGLIALSIGQWRRLPLAPAVIVGWGGLALILLTCTQLGPSTPYPGTAALLPVLGTALIIGAGGVTGGMGVGRLLCKPAMRAIGRVSYSWYLWHWPVLLLLPPLLGAPAGLPARLAATIVSAGLAVITMYLVEHPGRFTAALRRSARASLLLAGATSGVAACACLLLLTAVPAPVGHGSAAPQAKIIALPTAPQAQAVSAEEAAVQNAFAQVRELVASSETLQAVPSNLDPPLAVAPGDKAPVFVNGCMRSWRDVGQSECATADITAPTTVTLIGDSHAAMWDPAFQQIAEQRHWRLETLAKVTCPLLDLPIVSPYLGRRYTECEQWRTEIVGRLQAERPRLVVLSMSRRYQADFSFASYDAGWIDALARVVAQLRSLGSTVLVLGPVADPQSSAPSCLSTHLDDARVCAPPRSAAANRDGIAAERAATEAGGGHYADLTDLFCSPARCPVIVANTLVFRDDNHVTTEYARLLAPVIGALTDRALAQR; translated from the coding sequence ATGACCGACCGGCAACCGATCCCGCGGATCTCCTTTCGACCTGACATCGAGGGGTTGCGCGCCGTGGCGGTGATTGCAGTCGTGCTGTTCCACGCGGGCATACCCGGTGTCGTCGGCGGCTACATCGGGGTGGATGTGTTCTTCGTCATTTCCGGCTTCCTGATCACCGGGTTGCTGTGGCGCGAAGTCAGCACCACCAACACCGTTCGCCTCGGCCGCTTCTACGGCGCCCGGGCACGCCGTTTACTGCCGGCCGCGGCCGCCGTCGCGGTGGCCACCGCGGTGGGCGCCGCCCTCGTGCTACCGCCACTGCAAGCACGACGCGTCTTCGTCGACGGCATCGCCAGCGCCTTGTATATCGGCAATTACCGATTCGCCATGCAAAAAACCGACTACCTGATCTCGGACTTGCCGCCATCGCCGTTTCAGCACTACTGGTCACTCGGCGTGGAGGAGCAGTTCTATCTGGTGTGGCCGGCGTTGATCATCGGCACCGCCTGGCTGGCGCGACGCATGGGACACCAGACCGCGTCTCGGGCCGCGCCCTATGCGCTGGTCCTCGGGCTGATCGGCGCCGGATCGTTGGCCGCCGCCACGATATGGACCCGTACGTCGCCGCCGTGGGCGTTTTTCTCGCTGCCCACCCGCGCATGGGAACTGGCGGCGGGTGGACTGATAGCCCTGTCGATCGGGCAATGGCGACGGCTGCCGCTCGCCCCGGCGGTAATCGTCGGGTGGGGTGGTCTGGCCCTGATCTTGCTGACCTGCACCCAGCTGGGCCCGAGCACTCCGTACCCGGGCACCGCTGCGCTTCTGCCGGTGCTGGGAACCGCGCTGATAATCGGCGCTGGTGGTGTTACCGGCGGCATGGGGGTCGGGCGGCTGCTGTGCAAGCCGGCAATGCGGGCGATTGGCCGGGTGTCGTACTCATGGTATCTGTGGCACTGGCCGGTGCTACTGCTGCTGCCGCCGCTGTTGGGCGCTCCCGCGGGCCTTCCCGCCCGGCTGGCCGCCACCATCGTCTCCGCCGGCCTCGCGGTCATCACCATGTATCTGGTCGAGCATCCGGGCCGGTTCACCGCAGCGTTGCGCCGATCGGCGCGAGCAAGCTTGCTGCTGGCGGGCGCCACTAGCGGCGTCGCAGCATGTGCATGCCTGCTATTGCTCACGGCGGTACCGGCCCCCGTCGGTCACGGATCGGCGGCGCCGCAAGCCAAGATCATCGCGTTGCCTACCGCACCCCAGGCACAGGCCGTCAGTGCCGAAGAAGCCGCGGTGCAGAATGCCTTCGCCCAAGTGCGCGAGCTGGTGGCGAGTTCGGAGACGCTGCAAGCGGTCCCGTCGAACCTGGATCCGCCGTTGGCGGTGGCACCGGGCGACAAGGCGCCCGTCTTCGTCAACGGTTGCATGCGCTCTTGGCGCGACGTCGGACAAAGCGAGTGCGCGACGGCCGACATCACCGCGCCGACGACCGTGACGCTGATCGGCGATTCCCACGCCGCCATGTGGGACCCGGCCTTCCAGCAGATCGCCGAGCAGCGGCACTGGCGGCTGGAAACGCTGGCCAAGGTGACCTGCCCGCTGTTGGATCTGCCGATTGTCAGTCCGTACCTGGGTCGCCGCTATACCGAGTGCGAACAGTGGCGCACCGAGATCGTGGGCCGACTACAGGCCGAGAGGCCACGCCTGGTGGTGCTGAGCATGAGTCGGCGCTACCAGGCGGACTTCAGCTTCGCGTCCTACGACGCGGGATGGATCGATGCGCTGGCCCGGGTCGTGGCGCAGCTGCGCAGTCTGGGCTCAACCGTGCTGGTGTTGGGGCCGGTCGCAGATCCGCAGTCCTCGGCACCGAGCTGCCTATCCACTCACCTCGACGATGCACGAGTGTGCGCGCCGCCTCGTTCGGCGGCGGCCAACCGTGACGGCATCGCCGCCGAGCGCGCGGCCACCGAGGCCGGCGGGGGCCACTACGCCGACCTGACCGACCTGTTCTGCAGCCCGGCTCGCTGCCCGGTGATCGTCGCCAACACGCTGGTGTTCCGCGACGACAACCACGTGACGACCGAGTACGCGCGACTGCTGGCGCCGGTCATCGGTGCGTTGACCGATCGTGCCCTGGCACAGCGCTGA
- a CDS encoding bifunctional uroporphyrinogen-III C-methyltransferase/uroporphyrinogen-III synthase, producing the protein MTTRGRKPRPGRITYVGAGPGDPGLLTARAAAVLANAALVFTDPDVPEPVLALIGKDLPPVSGPAPAGPVGDNAEPAVAGSAEGGSSQTQPAVVSSGPDIRPALGDPAEVAKTLTAEARSGSDVVRLVAGDPLSVDAVIAEVNAVARTHLTVEMVPGLAATSAVPTYAGLPLGSAHTVADVRGDVDWEALAAAPGPLILQATASHLADAARALVEHELAETTPCVVTAHGSTCQQRSVETTLQGLTDPAILGGGDPTGALTGPLVVTIGKTVGNRGKLNWWESRALYGWTVLVPRTKDQAGEMSERLTSYGALPVEVPTIAVEPPRSPAQMERAVKGLVDGRFQWVVFTSTNAVRAVWEKFGEFGLDARAFSGVKIACVGESTADRVRAFGISPELVPAGEQSSLGLLDDFPPYDSVFDPVNRVLLPRADIATETLAEGLRERGWEIEDVTAYRTVRAAPPPAATREMIKTGGFDAVCFTSSSTVRNLVGIAGKPHARTIIACIGPKTAETAAEFGLRVDVQPETAAVGPLVDALAEHAARLRAEGALPPPRKKSRRR; encoded by the coding sequence ATGACGACGCGAGGGCGTAAGCCAAGGCCGGGCCGCATCACCTATGTGGGTGCTGGTCCTGGCGACCCCGGTCTGTTGACCGCACGAGCGGCCGCGGTGCTGGCGAACGCCGCCCTGGTGTTCACCGACCCCGACGTGCCAGAACCGGTGTTGGCGCTGATCGGCAAGGATCTGCCGCCCGTTTCCGGCCCGGCGCCGGCTGGCCCGGTGGGGGACAACGCCGAGCCCGCGGTGGCCGGGTCGGCCGAAGGAGGATCCTCGCAGACCCAGCCGGCGGTGGTGTCCAGTGGCCCAGACATCCGGCCGGCGCTGGGTGATCCCGCGGAGGTCGCCAAGACGTTGACCGCTGAGGCCCGCTCGGGCTCCGACGTGGTGCGGCTGGTAGCCGGTGATCCGCTGTCGGTGGACGCGGTCATTGCCGAAGTCAATGCCGTTGCACGTACCCATCTGACTGTCGAGATGGTGCCCGGTCTGGCGGCAACCAGCGCTGTCCCGACCTACGCGGGGCTGCCCCTAGGTTCCGCGCACACCGTTGCCGACGTGCGCGGCGATGTCGATTGGGAGGCGCTGGCAGCGGCCCCCGGGCCGCTGATCTTGCAGGCCACCGCGTCCCACCTGGCCGATGCCGCGCGCGCGCTCGTCGAACACGAGCTGGCCGAGACCACACCGTGCGTGGTGACCGCGCACGGCAGCACCTGCCAGCAGCGGTCGGTGGAAACCACACTGCAGGGTCTTACCGATCCGGCCATCCTGGGTGGCGGCGACCCGACCGGAGCGCTCACTGGTCCGCTAGTGGTGACCATCGGCAAGACCGTCGGCAACCGGGGCAAGCTGAACTGGTGGGAGAGCCGGGCGCTCTATGGTTGGACCGTGTTGGTGCCGCGCACCAAGGACCAGGCCGGCGAGATGAGCGAGCGGCTGACGTCCTATGGCGCGCTGCCGGTTGAGGTGCCCACCATCGCCGTCGAGCCGCCGCGCAGCCCCGCGCAGATGGAACGCGCCGTCAAGGGTTTGGTCGACGGTCGTTTCCAGTGGGTGGTGTTCACCTCCACCAACGCGGTGCGTGCCGTGTGGGAGAAGTTCGGTGAATTTGGTCTGGATGCGCGGGCATTCTCCGGGGTCAAGATCGCCTGCGTGGGCGAATCTACTGCCGACCGGGTCCGGGCGTTCGGAATCAGCCCCGAGCTGGTGCCGGCCGGGGAGCAGTCCTCGCTCGGTCTGCTGGATGACTTTCCGCCCTATGACAGCGTTTTCGACCCGGTGAACCGGGTGCTGTTGCCCCGTGCCGACATCGCCACCGAAACTCTGGCCGAGGGTCTGCGCGAGCGTGGCTGGGAGATCGAGGATGTCACCGCCTACCGGACGGTGCGGGCGGCTCCGCCACCGGCGGCCACCCGAGAGATGATCAAGACGGGCGGTTTCGACGCGGTCTGTTTCACCTCCAGCTCGACGGTGCGCAACCTGGTCGGCATTGCCGGCAAACCACACGCGCGGACCATCATCGCCTGCATAGGCCCCAAGACCGCCGAGACCGCCGCCGAATTCGGGCTTCGAGTGGATGTCCAGCCGGAGACCGCTGCGGTGGGCCCGCTGGTCGACGCGCTGGCTGAGCATGCTGCCCGGCTGCGGGCCGAAGGTGCACTGCCCCCGCCGCGCAAAAAGAGCCGCAGGCGCTAG
- a CDS encoding acyltransferase family protein, translated as MRAEIKALTGLRIVAAVWVVLFHFRPMVRDASPGFRDALAPVLNCGAQGVDLFFILSGFVLTWNYLDRMGRSWSTRATLRFLWLRLARVWPVYLVTLHLAAVWMIFTLHVGHVPSPEAFRFTATSYVQQILLVQLWVQPYFDWSSWDGPAWSISAEWLAYLLFGVLVLVIFRMQHATRARTLMWLAVAASLPPVVLLLASGEFYTPWSWLPRIVTQFTAGALACAGVRRLRLTDRARRVAGYGSMLLVAAIVGILYLVDAHPITGVVDSSGVVDVLFVPLVILLAIGLGSLPRLLSTRAMVYGGQISFCLYMVHELVHNVWGWAVPQFELTPQDAPWKWNVFVLLAIAVGAAMLLYHVVEEPARRWMRRMVDVRAVDTQIDAAESVVGRRRQIDGALEGVSARAV; from the coding sequence GTGCGCGCAGAGATCAAGGCCCTGACCGGGCTTCGCATTGTCGCCGCGGTGTGGGTGGTGCTGTTTCACTTCCGGCCGATGGTGCGCGATGCCTCGCCTGGTTTCCGCGATGCCCTGGCGCCGGTGCTCAACTGCGGCGCGCAAGGCGTCGATCTGTTCTTCATTCTCAGCGGATTCGTGCTGACGTGGAACTACCTGGACCGCATGGGCCGGTCGTGGTCGACGCGCGCCACCTTGCGTTTCCTGTGGCTACGGCTGGCCAGGGTGTGGCCGGTGTACCTGGTGACGTTGCACCTGGCTGCGGTTTGGATGATCTTCACCCTGCACGTGGGCCATGTACCGTCACCCGAAGCGTTCCGGTTCACCGCGACCAGCTATGTCCAGCAGATCCTGCTGGTGCAACTGTGGGTTCAGCCGTACTTCGACTGGTCGAGTTGGGATGGGCCGGCCTGGTCGATCAGCGCGGAATGGCTGGCCTACCTGTTGTTCGGCGTGCTCGTGCTGGTGATTTTCCGGATGCAGCATGCCACGCGGGCGCGCACGCTGATGTGGCTGGCGGTTGCGGCGTCGTTGCCCCCGGTGGTGCTGTTGTTGGCCAGCGGCGAGTTCTACACCCCGTGGAGCTGGTTGCCGCGAATCGTGACGCAGTTCACCGCGGGCGCGCTGGCCTGTGCCGGGGTGCGCCGGCTGCGGCTCACCGATCGTGCCCGCCGCGTCGCCGGGTACGGTTCGATGCTCCTGGTCGCGGCCATCGTGGGCATCCTTTACCTGGTTGATGCGCATCCGATAACCGGCGTTGTCGACAGCAGCGGAGTGGTGGACGTGCTGTTCGTTCCCCTGGTGATCTTGCTGGCGATCGGTTTGGGCAGCCTGCCAAGGCTGTTGTCGACGCGGGCGATGGTTTACGGCGGACAGATCTCGTTCTGCCTGTACATGGTGCATGAGCTGGTGCATAACGTCTGGGGATGGGCCGTACCGCAATTCGAGCTCACGCCGCAGGACGCCCCGTGGAAGTGGAACGTCTTTGTCCTGCTCGCGATCGCCGTGGGCGCCGCGATGCTGTTGTATCACGTCGTCGAAGAGCCCGCCCGCCGTTGGATGCGCCGGATGGTCGACGTCCGGGCCGTGGACACGCAAATCGACGCCGCGGAGTCCGTGGTCGGGCGGCGTCGTCAAATCGACGGTGCGCTAGAAGGGGTTTCGGCCCGCGCAGTATGA
- a CDS encoding universal stress protein — translation MPLNAIVGYDGSPGASAAIDAGALLFPGAHGWITYLWVPPFASDKVRRRLRPLARDANELIEMVEREGEREAQRVVSMGVTLARAAGWDAEPLLTRTWGAEGLRIAQAAEEVQADFVLAGSRGLGGTQSVLGSVADMVLHYSAQPVVVVPHPMLTAEYEALSHGPVLVGWDGSAGAETALAAARRLCPERDVLLIFVDDGTAPGSPVDAAGGEIRPLTVARGRGFHARAVSDALVAAAHDHDAALVIVGTHGHSAAREALVGSVATGTVHHAHRPVMVVPGAWEVPATP, via the coding sequence TTGCCGCTGAACGCGATTGTGGGATACGACGGCTCGCCGGGGGCGAGCGCCGCGATAGATGCCGGTGCGCTGTTGTTTCCGGGAGCACACGGGTGGATCACCTACCTGTGGGTTCCGCCGTTCGCCAGCGATAAGGTGCGCCGTCGGTTGCGGCCGCTGGCTCGCGACGCGAACGAGTTGATCGAGATGGTCGAACGCGAAGGGGAGCGTGAGGCCCAACGGGTGGTCAGCATGGGGGTGACGCTGGCTCGCGCTGCCGGATGGGATGCCGAGCCGCTGCTGACCCGGACCTGGGGCGCCGAGGGCCTGCGCATCGCGCAAGCGGCCGAGGAGGTGCAGGCAGATTTCGTGCTCGCGGGATCCCGGGGACTCGGGGGAACCCAATCGGTGTTGGGCAGCGTGGCCGACATGGTGCTGCATTACAGCGCCCAGCCGGTGGTCGTCGTGCCGCACCCAATGTTGACCGCCGAGTACGAGGCGCTTTCCCATGGGCCGGTGCTGGTGGGCTGGGACGGGTCTGCCGGCGCCGAAACGGCGCTCGCTGCGGCTCGACGCCTGTGCCCGGAACGCGATGTGCTGTTGATTTTCGTCGACGACGGCACCGCACCTGGATCACCGGTGGACGCTGCTGGCGGGGAGATCCGCCCGCTGACCGTGGCCCGCGGTCGTGGGTTCCATGCCCGCGCCGTCTCCGATGCGCTGGTCGCCGCGGCCCACGATCACGACGCGGCCCTGGTGATCGTTGGGACGCACGGACACTCTGCCGCGCGGGAAGCGCTGGTCGGCAGCGTGGCAACTGGTACCGTGCACCACGCGCATCGACCGGTCATGGTTGTGCCGGGCGCGTGGGAGGTTCCGGCGACCCCCTGA
- a CDS encoding DUF3093 domain-containing protein: MTSADESQSRPLFYEPGASWYWLLAGPFSALSLILIEKSSGAKLELITPAIFLVLVTVFVGVQVKAARIHTSVELTEKSLRQGTETILVSEILRVFPEPENSVVSGKPLAKWQSARTLGELVGVPRGRVGIGLKLTGGRTAQAWARRHRHLRAALMPLVQERVAPTQSEASQRDDDDNESAL, translated from the coding sequence ATGACATCAGCCGATGAGAGCCAATCCAGGCCGTTGTTCTACGAACCTGGTGCCAGCTGGTATTGGTTGTTGGCTGGCCCATTCTCGGCGTTGTCGTTGATCCTGATCGAAAAGTCCAGTGGCGCCAAGCTCGAGCTGATTACACCCGCCATTTTCTTGGTGCTGGTGACGGTGTTCGTGGGTGTCCAGGTCAAGGCGGCACGGATCCACACCTCGGTGGAACTGACCGAAAAGTCCTTGCGGCAAGGGACCGAGACCATCCTGGTGTCCGAGATCCTCAGGGTGTTTCCCGAGCCGGAGAATTCGGTGGTATCGGGGAAGCCGCTGGCCAAGTGGCAGTCAGCGCGGACGCTGGGCGAACTGGTCGGGGTACCCCGGGGCCGGGTAGGCATTGGACTTAAGCTCACCGGCGGCCGCACCGCCCAGGCCTGGGCTCGTCGGCACCGCCACCTGCGCGCGGCGCTGATGCCACTGGTGCAGGAGCGGGTGGCGCCGACCCAGAGTGAGGCCTCCCAACGTGATGACGACGACAATGAGTCGGCGCTGTGA
- a CDS encoding Rv0518 family GDSL lipase: MSRLARFVMGVALLAGLAIKNPAHVRAYEALTQDYRLSHVAVIGDSYTTGTDEGGLGQKSWTARAWQLLGQTGVRIAADVAAEGRAGYGVPGDHGSVFQDLTERAVEPDDVLVVYFGSLNDRDFDPRLLGERARDTFDSAHRLAPSAKFLVVGPPWPTADVPASMFQIRDAVDAAARAAGATFVDPIDERWFVDRPDLIGSDGVHPNDAGHEYLADRIAPLIRAQLSG, translated from the coding sequence GTGAGTCGTCTGGCCAGATTCGTCATGGGCGTTGCGCTGCTGGCCGGCTTGGCCATCAAAAATCCGGCGCATGTGCGGGCCTACGAGGCCCTGACGCAGGATTACCGGCTCAGCCACGTTGCGGTCATCGGAGACTCCTACACCACGGGCACCGATGAGGGCGGTTTAGGCCAGAAGTCCTGGACCGCGCGCGCCTGGCAGCTGCTCGGGCAGACAGGAGTGCGGATTGCCGCCGACGTGGCCGCCGAGGGGAGGGCCGGCTATGGGGTGCCCGGTGACCACGGCAGCGTTTTCCAGGACCTGACCGAGCGGGCGGTCGAACCCGACGACGTATTGGTGGTCTACTTCGGCTCCCTCAACGACCGTGACTTCGATCCCAGGCTGTTGGGCGAAAGAGCCCGCGACACATTCGATTCGGCGCATCGCCTGGCGCCGTCGGCAAAGTTTCTGGTGGTCGGACCCCCTTGGCCGACCGCGGATGTGCCCGCATCGATGTTTCAGATTCGGGATGCTGTCGACGCGGCGGCACGGGCCGCGGGAGCGACGTTCGTCGACCCGATCGATGAACGCTGGTTCGTTGACCGGCCAGACCTCATCGGATCCGATGGTGTGCACCCGAACGACGCCGGGCATGAGTATCTGGCGGACAGGATCGCACCGCTTATTCGCGCACAGTTATCTGGCTAG